In Meleagris gallopavo isolate NT-WF06-2002-E0010 breed Aviagen turkey brand Nicholas breeding stock chromosome 15, Turkey_5.1, whole genome shotgun sequence, one DNA window encodes the following:
- the DRD1 gene encoding D(1A) dopamine receptor: protein MTWNDTTMDGEGLLVERDSSFRILTGCFLSLLILSTLLGNTLVCAAVIRFRHLRSKVTNFFVISLAVSDLLVAVLVMPWKAVSEIAGFWPFGSFCNIWVAFDIMCSTASILNLCVISVDRYWAISSPFRYERKMTPKAAFIMISVAWTLSVLISFIPVQLNWHKATTTSFLDLNASLQGISMDNCDSSLNRMYAISSSLISFYIPVAIMIVTYTRIYRIAQKQIRRISALERAAVHAKNCQNTSGNRSSMDCQQPESNFKMSFKRETKVLKTLSVIMGVFVCCWLPFFVLNCMIPFCEPTQPSKGAEAFCINSTTFNVFIWFGWANSSLNPIIYAFNADFRKAFSTLLGCYRLCPMSGNAIETVSINNNGAVVFSSQHEPKGSSPKESNLVYLIPHAIICPEEEPLKKEEEGELSKTLEKMSPALSGILDYEADVSLEKINPITQNGQHKT, encoded by the coding sequence ATGACTTGGAACGACACCACTATGGATGGGGAAGGGTTGCTTGTTGAAAGGGACTCTTCCTTTCGGATCCTCACGGGCTGCTTCCTCTCGCTGCTGATCCTCTCCACACTGCTGGGAAACACGCTGGTCTGCGCAGCTGTCATTAGGTTTCGCCACCTCAGGTCCAAAGTGACCAACTTCTTTGTCATCTCCTTGGCCGTGTCAGACCTCCTGGTGGCGGTTTTGGTCATGCCTTGGAAAGCCGTGTCTGAGATCGCTGGTTTCTGGCCTTTTGGTTCATTTTGCAACATCTGGGTGGCCTTTGATATTATGTGCTCAACAGCCTCCATCTTAAATCTCTGTGTCATTAGTGTGGACAGATACTGGGCCATCTCCAGCCCATTCAGGTACGAGAGGAAAATGACCCCCAAAGCAGCCTTCATCATGATCAGTGTGGCGTGGACTTTGTCTGTGTTGATTTCCTTCATCCCTGTGCAGCTGAACTGGCACAAGGCTACAACCACGAGCTTTTTGGACCTGAATGCCAGTTTACAAGGTATAAGCATGGACAATTGTGATTCTAGCCTAAACAGGATGTATGCCATCTCCTCTTCTCTAATTAGCTTCTATATACCTGTGGCCATCATGATAGTAACCTACACAAGGATATACCGGATTGCTCAGAAGCAAATACGACGAATTTCAGCTCTggagagagcagcagtgcaTGCCAAGAACTGCCAGAACACAAGTGGCAACAGAAGCAGCATGGACTGTCAGCAACCTGAGAGCAACTTCAAAATGTCCTTCAAGAGGGAAACAAAGGTTCTAAAGACTTTGTCAGTGATCATGGGGGTGTTTGTGTGCTGCTGGTTGCCATTTTTCGTGTTGAACTGCATGATTCCCTTCTGCGAGCCCACCCAACCGTCCAAGGGAGCAGAAGCTTTCTGCATTAACTCCACCACCTTTAACGTTTTTATTTGGTTTGGATGGGCTAATTCTTCCCTAAACCCCATCATTTATGCCTTCAATGCTGATTTCCGTAAGGCATTTTCCACCCTGCTAGGATGCTACAGGCTCTGCCCGATGTCCGGCAATGCTATAGAGACTGTTAGCATTAACAACAATGGAGCAGTTGTTTTTTCAAGCCAACATGAGCCCAAAGGGTCCAGTCCCAAAGAGTCAAATCTGGTTTATCTGATCCCACATGCAATCATCTGTCCAGAAGAAGAACCtctaaaaaaggaagaagaaggtgAACTATCTAAGACCTTGGAGAAAATGTCTCCAGCATTGTCGGGTATTTTGGATTATGAAGCTGACGTTTCTTTGGAAAAGATCAATCCCATTACACAAAATGGGCAGCATAAAACCTGA